One Methylophilus sp. TWE2 DNA segment encodes these proteins:
- a CDS encoding DUF2878 domain-containing protein — translation MPSSKLIIFNFVSFQLLWWACVLSAGTGKEDTLLCLIGLLTLMHLHWMEGWEQSLPLILTALTGCIFDQVVYSMGWVSFDLQSEAISYIPSWMIALWLAFACTLNVSMRWLQHQLALAALLGAIFGPLAYLGAEKLGAVTLPGPTSDLAWIALEWGLVLPLLLWIRATFNATLQVRPV, via the coding sequence ATGCCCTCCTCCAAGCTGATCATCTTTAATTTTGTTTCATTTCAACTGCTGTGGTGGGCATGCGTGCTCTCTGCCGGGACTGGCAAAGAAGACACCCTGCTTTGCCTGATTGGTTTACTCACCTTGATGCATTTACACTGGATGGAAGGCTGGGAGCAATCCCTCCCTTTGATACTCACCGCGCTCACCGGCTGCATATTCGACCAAGTGGTCTATAGCATGGGCTGGGTCAGTTTTGATCTTCAGTCCGAGGCGATCAGTTATATCCCCAGCTGGATGATTGCATTATGGCTGGCTTTTGCGTGTACACTTAATGTTAGTATGCGCTGGTTACAGCATCAATTAGCCCTTGCCGCGCTACTGGGCGCCATTTTTGGCCCATTAGCGTATTTAGGGGCTGAAAAGTTAGGTGCTGTTACCTTACCCGGCCCAACATCAGACTTGGCCTGGATTGCACTGGAATGGGGTCTGGTATTGCCACTACTGCTCTGGATCCGTGCCACGTTCAACGCAACCCTGCAAGTGAGGCCAGTATGA